A genomic stretch from Anabrus simplex isolate iqAnaSimp1 chromosome 2, ASM4041472v1, whole genome shotgun sequence includes:
- the LOC137498633 gene encoding putative nuclease HARBI1, whose product MDELLEIVDLVDDYDDDEQLVPIRRPLRRIRERPDHFCIWTDAEFFCRFRLKKPTVIYLLGLIEDELRNVSARNFAVSPMNRLLLTLRFYATGTMFLAAGDFSGVSKSTACSIVKQVTWAIARLRPQFIRMPHTERELQNVQMEFYRIARFPKVVGALDCTHIRIQSPGGDNAEYYRNRKGFFSLNVQTVSDRSLKIRDIVVRWPGSAHDQVVFNNSHLKARLERNEWRNLLILADSSYENRPYLVTPFANPNSAAENLYNEAQIRTRSVVERQYGVWKRRFPALSLGMRVSLEKAQAIVVATAVLHNMACDRREDEPPVDPDLRVLDDNVPVIPHLHNNEQGNVCSRQRLVNEYFSQLLNEGR is encoded by the exons ATGGATGAGCTTCTTGAGATTGTTGATcttgttgatgattatgatgacgatgaacAGTTAGTACCAATTAGGCGTCCCCTACGCCGGATACGAGAGAGACCAGATCATTTCTGTATCTGGACTGACGCCGAGTTTTTTTGCAGATTCAGGCTTAAAAAGCCGACTGTAATCTACCTTTTGGGATTAATTGAAGATGAACTACGAAACGTCAGTGCTCG GAATTTTGCAGTCTCACCCATGAACCGCCTATTGCTAACTTTGCGGTTTTATGCAACTGGGACAATGTTCCTAGCAGCTGGTGATTTTAGTGGTGTTAGTAAATCAACAGCATGTTCAATTGTAAAACAAGTCACCTGGGCTATTGCACGGCTGCGACCTCAGTTCATTAGAATGCCACACACCGAACGTGAACTCCAGAATGTACAGATGGAATTTTACAGAATTGCTCGATTTCCCAAAGTTGTTGGGGCATTGGACTGTACTCATATAAGGATTCAATCTCCAG GGGGTGATAACGCAGAATATTACCGGAACAGAAAAGGCTTCTTTTCACTCAATGTGCAAACAGTGAGTGATAGAAGTCTGAAAATCCGGGATATTGTCGTGCGATGGCCTGGATCAGCCCATGACCAGGTTGTTTTCAATAACAGCCACTTGAAAGCCAGACTTGAGAGGAATGAATGGAGGAATCTTTTAATATTGGCAGACAGCAGCTATGAAAATAGACCATATTTAGTAACACCATTCGCTAATCCCAACTCAGCCGCTGAGAACCTCTATAACGAAGCACAAATTAGAACGAGGAGTGTTGTCGAAAGGCAATATGGAGTTTGGAAACGGCGATTTCCAGCACTATCTCTGGGAATGAGAGTGTCCCTCGAGAAAGCACAAGCCATTGTCGTTGCTACTGCTGTTCTACACAATATGGCATGTGACAGAAGAGAAGACGAGCCACCAGTTGATCCTGACCTTAGAGTTCTCGATGATAACGTGCCAGTGATTCCGCATTTGCACAACAATGAACAAGGAAATGTATGTTCCCGACAGAGGCTTGTGAACGAGTATTTTTCCCAGTTGCTAAATGAGGGGAGAtaa